The Salvelinus alpinus chromosome 22, SLU_Salpinus.1, whole genome shotgun sequence DNA window AATACAACAGGGAGACATCATTTGAATGTAATTTTAATTGGATTTTGTCCCATTTATACGGAAAAAAACTCCACAAGTTCAAACTTAATATGCTATATCACCACGGTGCTGATCTCAGGCTCGGGTTCAGGCTCATCCTCGGGGTACAGTCTGCAGTATTTGTCAACCATGACATCCAGGTCATGCTTAACATGAGAGTTTATGTGGAGCACGGCCAGACTCTTGCACCTGTGTTTGATAGGTGTGTCACTGAGATAAGTCTGCAGGCGTTTCCTGGATGTCTCAGAGCTGCCGCTGTCCTCCAGCATCAGAACAGGCAGGGTGGTCAGGACCTTCAGGAAGCAGTTGACGTTGGGGAAGAACTTGACGTCCGACAGCTGAAGTGTCTCGTGGATGGTGGAGGGCAGGCGGACCTCCTTGCTCCGGTGCTTCCATTTGATCTTCCAGCAATGCAGCTCAGCGGGCAGCGTGTCTGGGTTGGGGAGGTCCTTGCGATACACATCTGCATGGTTCTCCTCTGAGGTGTTGAACTTCATCTGGCCCATGATGGCAGGGACCAGTGACAGGCACTTGAGGGCTTTGAGGTTGCTCTGGGAGAAGATGTCGTCCACTTCATCGATGATGCCGCGGATCACCGGGACCGTCACATACTCCTTGAAGTAAGTCTCTGGCGGGATCTCGTCTGTGTCGGGCAATCGGTGCTTCCGGAGGAACAGACGAGGCACCTTCACAGGGATCTCCATGGTACCCGCCAAATTCACAGCCTCCTCAAACCAAAACTCATGGTAGACCTCAATGTTGTCGAAGACTTCATTCAGAGAGTGCAGGACAGCTGTTAGACTGTTGGCAGCGAAGAACACATCAAGGGCCTCCCCTTGCAGGTTTTTGCCGAAGGCTCGTGTGAAAGAAAGCGCATTTTTCAGGATGACCAAGGTGACAATAAACTCAAAGTCAGCCAGGGTCTCTGCGATTGAGTAGGCGTCCCCAGTCATAGCATCAGGGAACTTGACATTCTCATTGTCCCGAATGCAATCCATGCACAGCAGGAGGGACTCGAGCAGGTCCACAGTCAGTTCAAACACGTTGTGCTGCACTGTCCAGTTAGAGCTGCAGGCCTCCTTCAGCTCAGTTGCCTTCTCATAATTTCCCTGGTGGTAAACAGAGATGGCCTTCTCCAGCTCAGCCTGCAAGAATGGAGACTGCTTAAAGAAGATGCCAATCTTTCTCAGGGTTGCCATGACAACCTGAACACTGGGGAAGGGAAGGCTGTTGGCCAGGTGTATATTCAGTGCGCAGGTGGAACAAGGCGTGTGCATTGCCATGGGGTACTTTCCCATCAGTCCGACTGCCACAGCTTTCATCTTAGTGGCAAAGGTGCCGGTGGCTACATGGGCCTGGCCACGGCAGTCCTCCATCCTCAGCCCCCACCCGTCTGTCACTTGAGTCTCCAGCTTCTCTACCAGTGAGGCCTCGTCCCCCTCGAATGGCAGAAAGTCCAAGAACTCCTCCCTGAGAGTGTTGGACTGATCTACAAACCGCAGAAAGAGAGGCAGGTGTCTCTCCCCAGCGAACTCCACCAGGTCCCCTGTGACCAGTGAGAAGAAGCGACTCTCTCTCACCTCCATGAGGATCTCCTCTCTGACAGTGCCCTCACAGACGTCTAGGAGCTGGCTCTGCTGGGCCGTGGAGAGGTACTCCACATTCACTGCTGTGGCCTCAAACCGTCTCCTCAGAGCCTTATCTCCAGCATTAATGCGGTACTCCAGTAAGGCCTGGAAATTACTGGGATCTCTCTCCAGTCCTTCTGGGACATTGGTCTTCAATGGGATGTTCTGCTTTCCTAGCATGAAAACAATCTCAAACAGAGACCTCAGGTAATCTCGGAACTCCTTCTCCTCTGGGGATAGCTTGATTTCCTCCTCAGCGGCATCTTGACCCTCAGTTGCCTCAATGTCTTTCTTTGAGTGGAGCTGTTCAATGGAGGATGCCACTGCAAGGAAACAAAAAAATGAAATTCGATATAAGCTGATGTTTAAAAGGTGTATGGATACAACAATACTTTTAAACAAAAACAATGCAACTTACATCTTCTCTCTTTAATTCTCCTTATGTCTTCTTCAGTCTGTTAAAACAATTATTTGAAACATAAGACAATGTAACTATGTTAACTATTACATTGAAAACAGACCTACAGAAATATAGCCAGTAGTAGTTAACAGAATTTGTTTTTTTTTGAAGCAACACAAGGATATAAAGTCCTAGTAAAAAAATAAGCGATATTATACCAATTCTTTGATCCGCTTGCGATGTCTGCTATGAGGATTTTTGAGGTGGCTTGTTAAATCAAATATGGTTGGAATAGCAGTATCCTTCAGTACTGTTCTGTAAGGGCTCTGAAAAACAATAATGTCGACAAAACAAGTTATTCAAATACATGAATATCAAAACACACAGCTCCTAACCTATCAAATGTAAGATTAGGATAATCTCTAAAAAGACAGATTGTTCAGTGAGGTAGACATGTTTCAAAGAAAGACCTTTGTGGTTTGAAATGCACTTACTGTTTTACAAACCATAGCCGGGTCAAAGTGTTTGGCACACAGTCTGTAGTGTTTATTGAGTTGGTCTGATGTTTTCGCCTCCAGATCCGCCCGGCGACAGTTCTCAACCCAGAGCCTACATCTGAACAAACCAGAATAGGAGGGGTTAGGTGGAATTTTCTTATTGGCCTAGTTACCTGTAAACTATTAGTTTTAAAGAATCATGGTCCAGACTGAAGACGATGATTAATTTATTATTTAGGTGTGTTGGTGCTGGGGTGGTACCTAATGTATATGTCCAAAAGTTTCACTAGAGGTACGATGGATCTACACCACAAATGCCATGGGGGCTAACTTATCTGTACAACTCAGCTACAGGCGAATGTCAGCACTGTAAGCCACACACACCACTTGGCTCGCTGCAAGTGAGCTGGCTAGGTAGCCATTTTCCACATATTAAAGTTAGCTATGATGACTAGCGTGCTACTGAACACAACATAGCTACATTTAGCAAGGTAGGAGTTCATATTGTGACGGTCAGACGTTGTCATACCTTTCTGGATCTCTTGGAAACCTGAAAAAAGCCAAATCGGATTGAGTGCTCTTCCTGGTACAATTTGGAGCCGCGCAAAAATTGGGCATTGTGCATAAACGTTTATTCGATTTCAAATGAATTTAGTATTCAGACATATGCTTTGCGTTTGAATAATGTATATTACACAAGCTAGCTACCTGTTACTTTGAAATTAACCTAAAAGGCGCGCAACAGTGCTAAGCGTGGCCTGGAGGATTTGAGAAAGAGGAAACCGAACTGCTTCCGTTCAACAATGTACGTCACAATGATGTCTTGTCACGTGCTCATTTGTGTTATCTCTACGCACAGATCCAGGATCAGCTCTAACTAACAACCATTACACATTTACATTGTAAGGGTTAAAAGTAAAACGTACCTCGGATCAGTGTAAAAACCCGTGAACAGAGGCTTCCAGATGACCGTGCGTCTTCTACGTTACACTAACGATTTCGTTACACTCGTGTAAGAGGTACCCCAAATTTGCAAAAATATAGCTAGTTTGTCATGGCAATTGGACatataggaaatatagtcaactTTAAACGGCTACAGTTCGGATTCATGAGAAGAAAAtaaacactaatgtacttgtaAACGAGCGTGAATAAACACAAAACACATACTTTATATGCTTCAtctggctcgttggtctaggggtatgattctcgcttagggtgcgagaggtcccgggttcaaatcccggacgagccctctTTTTATGTGTAAAATTTAATGTGTCAACGTtgtggatggaaacatggtgaaTTCGCTATACATGTGCATGAGTTAAACCCAGCAAAAATAGAACTCACTGCGTCATAAAGTTATTGTTCAATCTCTGTTATTCTATGTAGTTGCACCAAATGTACCACTTTTCACTACGTTGTTGCTATGTTACAGCATTCAAATACTTGTATCTTACCATTACTCTTCAAATTTAAAAAGatgggctcgtccgggatttgaacccgggacctctcgcacccgaagcgagaatcatacccctagaccaacgagccacagCGTAAAACAAGCTGATCTACATGATTATAAAATAAGAAATTCCACGTGATCATTTGACTAACATTAAAGAGTTCATCAGGACACTTCAATTATAATACAAATAATTTACATCTCATCTACACCCATTACATGTAGCTTGCTGTTGTGTTGAGAATCACTCGGCTTTCTTACAACACTAGTACGATAACGTTGCCGGTTTGTTGTGCTGATCAGTGTATTAATGAGTGTGAATCGTAATTTTAGGCTACACAAAGGAGTTATGGTGTTAAACAGTTATTATTATTCAGCAGAAAAGTGTCCA harbors:
- the LOC139548723 gene encoding 52 kDa repressor of the inhibitor of the protein kinase-like, with amino-acid sequence MPNFCAAPNCTRKSTQSDLAFFRFPRDPERCRLWVENCRRADLEAKTSDQLNKHYRLCAKHFDPAMVCKTSPYRTVLKDTAIPTIFDLTSHLKNPHSRHRKRIKELTEEDIRRIKERRLASSIEQLHSKKDIEATEGQDAAEEEIKLSPEEKEFRDYLRSLFEIVFMLGKQNIPLKTNVPEGLERDPSNFQALLEYRINAGDKALRRRFEATAVNVEYLSTAQQSQLLDVCEGTVREEILMEVRESRFFSLVTGDLVEFAGERHLPLFLRFVDQSNTLREEFLDFLPFEGDEASLVEKLETQVTDGWGLRMEDCRGQAHVATGTFATKMKAVAVGLMGKYPMAMHTPCSTCALNIHLANSLPFPSVQVVMATLRKIGIFFKQSPFLQAELEKAISVYHQGNYEKATELKEACSSNWTVQHNVFELTVDLLESLLLCMDCIRDNENVKFPDAMTGDAYSIAETLADFEFIVTLVILKNALSFTRAFGKNLQGEALDVFFAANSLTAVLHSLNEVFDNIEVYHEFWFEEAVNLAGTMEIPVKVPRLFLRKHRLPDTDEIPPETYFKEYVTVPVIRGIIDEVDDIFSQSNLKALKCLSLVPAIMGQMKFNTSEENHADVYRKDLPNPDTLPAELHCWKIKWKHRSKEVRLPSTIHETLQLSDVKFFPNVNCFLKVLTTLPVLMLEDSGSSETSRKRLQTYLSDTPIKHRCKSLAVLHINSHVKHDLDVMVDKYCRLYPEDEPEPEPEISTVVI